DNA sequence from the Hemibagrus wyckioides isolate EC202008001 linkage group LG20, SWU_Hwy_1.0, whole genome shotgun sequence genome:
GGGCGATTTTGGGGATTGTTGCGTTACCGGTCTAAATTGTGTAGCAGGTCAGTTTCTGCTCCCTGAGGAAGACTCAGGACCTGGCGCAGTAACGGCAGGAGATGTTTCCCCAGGAACCAGTCGTTCTCATGACCGGGCTACAGAGAGCGGAGAGAAGGCACCGTGTCGACGCTTAATACTCGTTAAAAAgtcaataaaacacaattcatGTTTATAACTTTAACTTTCACGcttcatattaataataaaacctgGCTACAAGGAGCAGGTGGTGCTCAGTGTGTAACAGGTGAACTTATgcatcatttattacatttttaataacaatCTTTTACAGAGTTCACCAGAGCAGTCTGAAAGGGGGGCGGGTCAGTGGGTGGGGTCATATGGGCTCATTTGCATAAGGGGTGTACACAACTGATCAGCATTCTGTAGCACTGTACCTTCAAAGCGAGATCGATCTGGTTCTTGATGTTCTTGATGATGAAGCCCTCCACTCCTGCGTGCTCACTGGTTTTCAGCATGCACCTGAAACACAGACACGCCATTATACTGGGAATAACAGCGACACGCCGGTATACTGGGAATGACAGCGACACGCCATTATACTGGGAATGACAGCGACACGCCATTATACTGGGAATGACAGCGACACGCCATTATACTGGGAATGACAGCGACACGCCATTATACTGGGAATAACACAGACACGCCATTATACTGGGAATGACAGCGACACGCCATTATACTGGGAATAACAGCGACACGCCGGTATACTGGGAATGACAGCGACACGCCATTATACTGGGAATGACAGCGACACGCCATTATACTGGGAATGACAGCGACACGCCATTATACTGGGAATAACAGCGACACGCCGGTATACTGGGAATAACACAGACACGCCATTATACTGGGAATGACAGCGACACGCCATTATACTGGGAATAACACAGACACGCCATTATACTGGGAATGACAGCGACACGCCATTATACTGGGAATAACAGCGACACGCCGGTATACTGGGAATGACAGCGACACGCCATTATACTGGGAATGACAGCGACACGCCATTATACTGGGAATGACAGCGACACGCCATTATACTGGGAATAACAGCGACACGCCGGTATACTGGGAATAACACAGACACGCCATTATACTGGGAATGACAGCGACACGCCATTATACTGGGAATGACAGCGACACGCCATTATACTGGGAATGACAGCGACACGCCATTATACTGGGAATGACAGCGACACGCCATTATACTGGGAATGACAGCGACACGCCATTATACTGGGAATGACAGCGACACGCCATTATACTGGGAATGACAGCGACACGCCATTATACTGGGAATGACAGCGACACGCCATTATACTGGGAATGACAGCGACACGCCATTATACTGGGAATAACACAGACACGCCATTATACTGGGAATGACAGCGACACGCCATTATACTGGGAATGACAGCGACACGCCATTATACTGGGAATGACAGCGACACGCCATTATACTGGGAATGACAGCGACACGCCATTATACTGGGAATAACACAGACACGCCATTATACTGGGAATGACAGCGACACGCCATTATACTGGGAATGACAGCGACACGCCATTATACTGGGAATAACACAGACACGCCATTATACTGGGAATGACAGCGACACGCCATTATACTGGGAATGACAGCGACACGCCATTATACTGGGAATGACAGCGACACGCCATTATACTGGGAATAACAGCGACACGCCGGTATACTGGGAATAACACAGACACGCCATTATACTGGGAATGACAGCGACACGCCATTATACTGGGAATGACAGCGACACGCCATTATACTGGGAATGACAGCGACACGCCATTATACTGGGAATGACAGCGACACGCCATTATACTGGGAATGACAGCGACACGCCATTATACTGGGAATAACACCGACACGCCATTATACTGGGAATAACACCGACACGCCGGTATACTGGGAATAACACCAAAACACCATTATACTGGGAATAACACCAAAACACCATTATACTGGGAATAACACAGACACGCCATTATACTGGGAATAACACAGACACGCCATTATACTGGGAATAACACAGACACGCCATTATACTGGGAATAACACCAAAACACCATTATACTGGGAATAACACCAAAACACCATTATACTGGGAATAACACCAAAACACCATTATACTGGGAATAACACCAAAACACCATTATACTGGGAATAACAGCGACACGCTATTATACTGGGAATAACACCAAAACACCATTATACTGGGAATAACACCAAAACACCATTATACTGGGAATAACAGCGACACGCTATTATACTGGGAATAACACCAAAACACCATTATACTGGGAATAACAGCGACACGCTATTATACTGGGAATAACACCAAAACACCATTATACTGGGATTACCACCGACACGCCGTTATACTGGGAATAACACCAAAACACCATTATACTGGGAATAACACCAAAACACCATTATACTGGGATTACCACCGACACGCTATTATACTGGGAATAAATCGCACGCAAAACGATGACACTGGTTTTCTTAGcatgttattttatgtttccgacagaactttttttttggtgaataaAGACTCACCTGAAAAACTTGTATTTGGCCTCAGTGTTAAATTTGTCGATGCTCAGCTGGAACACGGAGAGTCCTTTAGTcctctgtatacacacacacacacacacacacttcagtttaAGCTTCTTAATAAGCCATAAAGTAAAATAAGAAACGATTTTCAAATGAGACATGCATCAACATCATAACCCTCCTCGTTTCCATGGAAACAGACTCTTATGACGCCTATATGTACGGCTCTATAAAACGTACAGCCTTTATAAATAGTTATAAGCGCATTATCAACAAACAGCTTGTGCAGTCTGTGAGGAATGAAACGCTTCAGGAAATCAGtagtcactgattattttcttgcAGAGGCCGGACACTCAGAGTGTGTAGTTCATAACCCAGTGTGCGTCTTACCACGCTCTGAACCGGACACAGcgtcatcaccttcaccatgttctgaaaaagaaaaatagaccCACCAATGAGCGCCAATGAGCAGGAGGCTGTGAGGTTCATCCTCAGCTTGTGTTTGTAAGGGTCTTGGATTAGATTTGAAGGATTAAAGTAGCGCTGCTCTACCTGTGGAACGTTTAAAAAAGCTTTTAAATCCAGCAGGTCACAGGGCAGGCTGCAGTCCTCCACTCGCACCAGCGTCTTCTCATACAGCTCCTGTGGTGGAGACGCAGCCAGAGGGTTTTACTCAACATCGCTACACAGGAAGTATCAATAACTAGCAGTAACTAGTGCTTGGTGGTGCCAAGTGGTCTCTCCTGAAATGGGCAAGGGTCACCCACACTTTACCAAGCAACCATGCCTTGCAAATCGTTCCAGCTTgacatgaagtaaaaaaaataaaaaaataaataaatgttcatcAGTAATGAGTAAAAACCTTGTACACTGCTGCCATTTAAATTCATATTGCTTGAAGATTAGCATAggatacatttatatacacaataataataacaacagataattaaaataatagtaataataataaaaaataataattcagacaataataataataataataataataataataataatattatgtaCAAGTGTGAGTTTTCTGAcaatataatgaataaaatgctataaaaaaaatttaaaacagtAGAATGAAAAATGCCAAATAGATTAAAccacaaaaaatacaaataaaaaaaaataaaaataaataaactaaactaaaaataaaatgactaaaaatgaaaataagattttaaaagctaaatttgttttattattttatatcttCCTTTTTTCgttttgcttttttcccctctatttTGTTATcttatttttgtatgttttcatcttatttttattatataattgttcattattttattctttgtttaattcctttctttatttttattcgcttttttttaattttcttgttttttaatggaattttcatatattattttacttgttcttgtttaattttttatttttaatccaatcacattaatcagaatgattatgtgtattatttcaTAAGCTCTGCCCACATGGTACCCAGGCATGAAGAATAACCAAATTCAGCTTCTGTGAATAAACTCAAGACGAGGCTCTCGGGTGTGGAAATAGCGACGACTTGAAGGATTATGGGTAATTTGTCGGAATGGGAACAGTCCAGTGTGACTGAGCCGTGTGGTGTGGTGCTGTGTTCCGTCATGTTGTGTTCCTACCAGCCCCTTCTGCAGCCGGGATTCTTCAGTTCTGTTAGCGGAAACACAACGGAGCGTCAGGGCGAgcagaaataaaacaatcaaCAACACAAGAAACTAAATCATCACTGAGAGAGGGATTCACCTGCTGAGGAGGAGGTCGACGTAGTCCATGTTACACTGAAGAACAAAAACTGggctgaaaaaataaaaggaaaatggTGAGGAAAATGTCGTATATAAACTCTGgagtgttgatgatggtgatgttgtgTACCTGAGCACAGAGGGGAACATGTCCATAGCGATGTGATGGACGAACAGTAGATGTGCCAAGCTGGCCAGAGACTCCTTCGGATATCGGACCTCCTCTTCCAGGAATCCGGGAATGTCGCGCTTCCGCATGAGATTGTGGGATAACAAGTCCAGGAGAGACTCGCCGATACTACACAGTGTGAcctagagacagagagggagggagagagagagagagagagacagaaagagagagaaagagggagagaaggaagagggggtggagggagagagagagagagagagagagacagaaagagagagaaagagggagagaaggaagagggggtggagggagagagagggagaggaaagagagagagagagagagagagagtgagagagagagaaagagaaagagggagggagagggagggaaggaagagggggtagagggagagagtgagagagagagaattctttGTGTTTATTCTCAGTAAGACTGATGTTACAGAACTGATCTGAGTTCAGTCCAGCTGTTTTCTTACCAGGATGTCGGTGGCAAAGTCTCTGAGAGGAGATGTCTCTAACGTGTCTGGATCCTTCAGCTGGACGTCCAGCAGAGGCTCGCTCAAACTCCTCATACAGCTGGAACAACAGGACGGTCAGACGCCCGTTAGCCTCACATCAAAACTCTGTCACTCAAAACATGCCTTTATACAAGAGCAGAAAATTCAGTACATgctagaggtttttttttttttcaaattctctctgaaaaacaaaaaaattttttattaaaggtgcagtttgtgatTTAGACTTAATATTTTTACGTTATAGATATTGTACAAAACATATTAATGCTCATTGAGTGTGGTTTTCTTAATTTCAGGattacaaatgattttttttggtcctgaaataagccccgcccccactgtggtttatatttgtttatagatCACCACATCAACTTAAAGACAATCACTTCtccttgagttttttttttggcttatgAAAATGACTTGTCAtgttttctggccctgaaataagccccgcccccagcTGGAACAAACCCAGCTCAGGATACAAGGTTTTCACCAGAAGTCATGCTAGCACTTAGGGCACGGTGTTGTTCTATTCCAGCATGAGGAACCTACAATTTCATGATCTCCACCCGGAGCTCGTCATCCCTGGAGAAACGACGTTCCTGAATGTTCTCCTTGATCTCCTCCACAAAGGGCCGGATGAAGTGGGACAGAGCCGTGCAGCAGCGACACAGACCGAACACGTCGTCCTCCTCCTGCTCTCGGCTCTGAGGAACAGGAAGTTTGGACACCTGATTGAGGACCGTGGAGAGAGCCATGCCCAGAGTCGAGGACTTCCTCTTCCCCAATCTCAACAGAACtggagacagagatagagagagaggggggcagagaaagaaagaaagaaattataatgatatataataatattttattactatttaacatattattattatttattattacctTGGTCTTCCCATATGTTTAATATCATCATTCTTTTCCTCTAAAAAGTTCCTTTAGCTCTGGTCAGTGTTCCTCACCTGTCTGTAAAGGTGTGAGCAGCAGAGTGATGGTTTCAGCCACAGCATCAGGATCAgcttcctccacctgctccagcAGACCAACCAGCAGCTCTTTAGGACTGCACACCTGAAACCAGACAGAAATCCACCGTCACGTCAACCTCACGTCTCCATCACGTGGTGTAGATCAGCTGATCTGCGCTGAACTCACACACCTCCAGCAGGTGACAGAAGATGGCGTGACAGTGATGAAAgttcttctcttccttcttcaGCAAAACTTTGACTAATGGCCCCAGAAGGTTCCAGCCCATGCAGTGCACGATACtctgtaatataaaaataatcaattgatcaatcaatcagtcaatcaatcaatcaatcaatcaatcaatcaatcaatcagtcagtcattcagtcagtcagtcattcagtcagtcaatcagtcagtcagtcagtcagtcattcaatcaatcaatcagtcagtcagtcagtcagtcagtcagtcagtcagtcattcaatcAGTcattcaatcagtcagtcagtcattcaatcagtcagtcattcaatcaatcaatcaatcaatcaatcaatcagtcagtcagtcattcaatcaatcaatcagtcagtcagtcagtcagtcagtcagtcagtcagtcaatcaatcaatcaatcaatcaatcaatcaatcaatcaatcaatcagtcaatcagtcagtcaatcaatcaatccaatcagtcagtcagtcagtcaatccaatcaatcagtcagtaagtgagtaaatcaatcaatcagtaaaGCGTGTGTCACGTGCGTGTGGTTGTGTCTCATGTCTCACTTTATTTCTCTCGTCGATGACGACACTGAGGACGTGAGCGCTGTGTCCCTGCTGGATGCAGCTCATCCCCGCCGTGCGGAACAGGTCGAAGTCGTCCGGAGAGAAGTTCTCCTCCTGAACGTGTTCCTGCACAGAACCAGTGGATCAGTGGGAGAGAGAACGAGGGAAATGAGGAGGagcagataaataaaaacaaggacaaataaatcaacaaataaataaataaagctgaacCTCTGTGATCTTACACATCTCTGTACAACATCACTGAACTGCTCCAGAGCCATCTTACTGCATTCCTGTCAGCTCTCTCACCCGGGTTAACCTGCACAGGTACGAGAAAGAAGGgtttatactctctctctcactctctctcacccggGTTTACCTGCACAGGTACGAGAAAGAAGGgtttatactctctctctcactctctctcactctctcacccgggTTTACCTGCACAGGTACGAGAAAGAAGGgtttatactctctctcactctctcacccgggTTTACCTGAACAGGTACGAGAAAGAAAGGTTtatactctctgtctctctcacacacacacacatacacacactttctgcctctctcacacacactctctttctttctttcactcactcacaatctctctctctctctctctcactcacctgcAGTGCTTTTGAGTTTCAGTCTTCTTCTCAGGTTTACACATAGAGCATCATTTTCCTGATCAGTTCtgaaattgtaataataataataataataataataataatttgtcttTTACTCGCAGAGTCGACGATAcgctgcaatcacacacacacacactgtgatgaattacaaaaacttttttgaaggattacaattattatttattttattattattaaatataataatataataactaataatatttaataacaaaaa
Encoded proteins:
- the glmna gene encoding glomulin, FKBP associated protein a isoform X2, whose product is MCKITEEHVQEENFSPDDFDLFRTAGMSCIQQGHSAHVLSVVIDERNKSIVHCMGWNLLGPLVKVLLKKEEKNFHHCHAIFCHLLEVCSPKELLVGLLEQVEEADPDAVAETITLLLTPLQTVLLRLGKRKSSTLGMALSTVLNQVSKLPVPQSREQEEDDVFGLCRCCTALSHFIRPFVEEIKENIQERRFSRDDELRVEIMKFCMRSLSEPLLDVQLKDPDTLETSPLRDFATDILVTLCSIGESLLDLLSHNLMRKRDIPGFLEEEVRYPKESLASLAHLLFVHHIAMDMFPSVLSPVFVLQCNMDYVDLLLSRTEESRLQKGLELYEKTLVRVEDCSLPCDLLDLKAFLNVPQNMVKVMTLCPVQSVRTKGLSVFQLSIDKFNTEAKYKFFRCMLKTSEHAGVEGFIIKNIKNQIDLALKPGHENDWFLGKHLLPLLRQVLSLPQGAETDLLHNLDRIMESLNLLRYLLIRDKERHNETGIWSELCTVEENFLKPLRTGLNMSRAHYEAELKSTKEKKRKNSAAESKVPTCTVTVGNDTLPNMTPEMQLQVLQSALYMFDLMESVLARIEEIAEAKGET
- the glmna gene encoding glomulin, FKBP associated protein a isoform X3 produces the protein MALEQFSDVVQRCEHVQEENFSPDDFDLFRTAGMSCIQQGHSAHVLSVVIDERNKSIVHCMGWNLLGPLVKVLLKKEEKNFHHCHAIFCHLLEVCSPKELLVGLLEQVEEADPDAVAETITLLLTPLQTVLLRLGKRKSSTLGMALSTVLNQVSKLPVPQSREQEEDDVFGLCRCCTALSHFIRPFVEEIKENIQERRFSRDDELRVEIMKFCMRSLSEPLLDVQLKDPDTLETSPLRDFATDILVTLCSIGESLLDLLSHNLMRKRDIPGFLEEEVRYPKESLASLAHLLFVHHIAMDMFPSVLSPVFVLQCNMDYVDLLLSRTEESRLQKGLELYEKTLVRVEDCSLPCDLLDLKAFLNVPQNMVKVMTLCPVQSVRTKGLSVFQLSIDKFNTEAKYKFFRCMLKTSEHAGVEGFIIKNIKNQIDLALKPGHENDWFLGKHLLPLLRQVLSLPQGAETDLLHNLDRSLLHFPACPWRVCV
- the glmna gene encoding glomulin, FKBP associated protein a isoform X1 — its product is MALEQFSDVVQRCEHVQEENFSPDDFDLFRTAGMSCIQQGHSAHVLSVVIDERNKSIVHCMGWNLLGPLVKVLLKKEEKNFHHCHAIFCHLLEVCSPKELLVGLLEQVEEADPDAVAETITLLLTPLQTVLLRLGKRKSSTLGMALSTVLNQVSKLPVPQSREQEEDDVFGLCRCCTALSHFIRPFVEEIKENIQERRFSRDDELRVEIMKFCMRSLSEPLLDVQLKDPDTLETSPLRDFATDILVTLCSIGESLLDLLSHNLMRKRDIPGFLEEEVRYPKESLASLAHLLFVHHIAMDMFPSVLSPVFVLQCNMDYVDLLLSRTEESRLQKGLELYEKTLVRVEDCSLPCDLLDLKAFLNVPQNMVKVMTLCPVQSVRTKGLSVFQLSIDKFNTEAKYKFFRCMLKTSEHAGVEGFIIKNIKNQIDLALKPGHENDWFLGKHLLPLLRQVLSLPQGAETDLLHNLDRIMESLNLLRYLLIRDKERHNETGIWSELCTVEENFLKPLRTGLNMSRAHYEAELKSTKEKKRKNSAAESKVPTCTVTVGNDTLPNMTPEMQLQVLQSALYMFDLMESVLARIEEIAEAKGET